A part of Caldicellulosiruptor owensensis OL genomic DNA contains:
- a CDS encoding glycoside hydrolase family 31 protein produces the protein MPRLFTACEDKLISKYDREILWIEAWGKNGLRVRATQEGNMPENDWALLPKAKNNNSNVEIEIDGNRAAIRNGNIYAVIEQTGDITFYNNENRIMLKEYTSRFAAGLRKRGREFQPIPGGSYRLTVRFESEPKEKIYGMGQYQQPYLNLKGCALELAHRNTQSSVPFLVSNIGYGFLWNNPAIGRVVFGKNITEWEAFVTKTMDYWITAGNNPAEILEQYMQVTGTPPMMPDYAMGFWQSKLRYRNTQELMDVAYEYKRRNLPLDVIVIDFFHWPHQGDWKFDEDYWPHPEKMVEELRKMGIEVMVSIWPTVEKESENYEEMLSKGLLMSTDRGPRVTMQFVNDTLFVDMTNPEAREFMWGKVKENYFSKGIKMYWLDEAEPEFHKYEFDNYRYYLGPCLEIGNIYPLLYAKTFYDGLKKEGIEKIINLIRCAWAGSQRYGVVVWSGDIASTFESLRNQVACGLNMAMAGIPWWTSDIGGFYGGDPEDPSFRELIIRWFQFGAFCPVFRLHGDRKPYTPPTSNKGGGKMGTGGPNEVWSYGEEAYEIFKKYLYIREKLKPYIKRQMLLAHEKGTPIMRPLFYDFPFDTRSWEIEDEFMFGPDILVAPVLYEGMRERSVYLPEGVLWREWGTGKVYEGGKEIICQAPLNTIPIFIKNQVELW, from the coding sequence ATGCCAAGACTTTTTACTGCTTGTGAAGATAAATTGATAAGTAAATATGACAGAGAAATTCTGTGGATTGAAGCATGGGGCAAAAATGGCTTGCGAGTTCGTGCAACCCAAGAAGGAAATATGCCAGAAAATGACTGGGCTTTATTACCCAAAGCTAAGAATAACAATAGTAACGTGGAAATAGAGATTGACGGAAATAGAGCAGCAATAAGAAATGGTAACATATATGCAGTAATAGAACAGACTGGTGATATTACGTTTTATAACAATGAAAATAGGATTATGTTAAAAGAATATACATCAAGATTTGCAGCAGGCTTGCGTAAAAGAGGTCGAGAGTTTCAACCAATCCCGGGTGGTAGTTACCGATTAACCGTTCGTTTTGAGTCAGAACCTAAGGAAAAGATTTATGGAATGGGGCAATATCAACAGCCATACTTGAATTTAAAAGGATGTGCTTTAGAACTTGCACATAGAAACACACAGTCAAGTGTTCCTTTTTTAGTTTCAAACATTGGATATGGCTTCTTGTGGAACAATCCGGCAATTGGAAGGGTTGTATTTGGCAAAAATATAACTGAGTGGGAAGCATTTGTAACTAAAACTATGGATTATTGGATAACAGCAGGTAATAATCCTGCTGAAATTTTAGAACAATATATGCAAGTTACAGGCACACCTCCAATGATGCCTGACTATGCAATGGGATTTTGGCAAAGTAAACTGAGGTATAGAAATACTCAAGAATTAATGGATGTAGCGTATGAATATAAAAGGCGTAATCTTCCTCTTGATGTAATTGTGATTGATTTTTTCCATTGGCCACATCAGGGAGACTGGAAGTTTGATGAAGATTACTGGCCTCATCCAGAGAAAATGGTAGAAGAGCTCAGAAAAATGGGTATTGAAGTAATGGTATCTATATGGCCGACTGTTGAGAAAGAAAGCGAAAATTATGAAGAGATGCTTTCAAAGGGCTTACTTATGAGTACCGACCGGGGACCGCGAGTAACTATGCAGTTTGTCAATGACACTCTTTTTGTTGATATGACTAATCCCGAAGCACGTGAATTTATGTGGGGAAAAGTCAAAGAAAATTATTTTTCAAAAGGTATTAAAATGTACTGGCTTGATGAAGCCGAGCCAGAATTCCATAAATATGAATTTGATAATTATAGATATTATTTGGGACCATGTTTAGAGATAGGAAATATTTATCCTCTATTGTATGCAAAAACTTTTTATGATGGATTGAAAAAGGAAGGTATAGAAAAGATAATTAACTTAATTCGTTGTGCTTGGGCTGGTTCCCAACGCTATGGAGTGGTTGTGTGGTCGGGGGATATTGCATCCACCTTTGAATCATTGAGAAATCAAGTTGCATGTGGCTTAAATATGGCAATGGCGGGAATACCCTGGTGGACAAGTGACATAGGAGGTTTCTATGGTGGCGATCCAGAGGATCCTTCTTTTAGAGAATTGATAATCAGATGGTTCCAATTTGGAGCATTTTGTCCTGTATTTAGGCTGCATGGGGATAGAAAACCTTATACTCCACCAACAAGTAATAAAGGTGGGGGGAAAATGGGCACTGGTGGACCAAATGAAGTATGGAGCTATGGTGAGGAAGCTTATGAGATTTTTAAAAAGTATCTTTATATTCGTGAAAAGCTTAAGCCATATATAAAAAGGCAGATGTTACTTGCACATGAAAAAGGAACACCGATTATGCGACCATTATTTTATGATTTCCCCTTTGATACAAGATCATGGGAAATAGAAGATGAATTTATGTTTGGACCTGATATATTAGTAGCTCCTGTATTGTATGAAGGTATGAGAGAAAGGAGTGTTTATCTGCCTGAAGGAGTTCTCTGGAGAGAGTGGGGAACAGGAAAAGTATATGAAGGTGGAAAAGAAATTATTTGCCAAGCTCCTTTAAACACAATACCGATTTTTATAAAAAATCAAGTTGAACTTTGGTAA
- the melA gene encoding alpha-glucosidase/alpha-galactosidase, whose amino-acid sequence MLKIAIIGAGSGVFTRNLVRDILSYPELRDSTIALMDIDSIRLEFMKKALQKLIDQEKYPTKLEATTDRKEALKGAKYVIVTIQVGGLKPYEYDIYIPLKYGVKQAVGDTIGPGGVFRALRTIPVLLDIAKDMGELCPDALLLNYVNPMAMNCWALNKATNIKNVGLCHSVQGTAEFLAKIIGAKMEEISYLCAGINHMAWFLKFEWNGKDAYPLIREKANDPEIYTQDVTKFEILKHFGYYVSESSFHMSEYVPYFRKSDDWINRIHKTHSWHKEHYNGMYLHCCLDAAKTLLEDLKKMAEADYIDPKRSNEYCATIIHSIETNTPSVINGNVENKGLITNLPEGCCVEVPCLVDKNGIQPTYVGNLPPQLAALNRTNINVQELAVIAALTGDREVVYHAIMMDPLTSAVLDLDEIRQMVDEMFEAEKEWLPDSFYK is encoded by the coding sequence ATGCTCAAAATAGCTATCATAGGTGCAGGAAGTGGAGTTTTCACAAGAAACCTGGTAAGAGACATTTTGTCGTACCCAGAGTTAAGAGACTCTACAATAGCGCTTATGGACATTGATAGTATAAGGCTTGAATTTATGAAAAAAGCTTTGCAAAAACTCATTGATCAGGAAAAGTATCCAACCAAACTTGAAGCCACAACTGATAGAAAAGAAGCTCTAAAAGGTGCAAAATATGTGATTGTCACAATACAAGTTGGAGGTTTAAAACCTTACGAATATGACATTTACATTCCTCTAAAATATGGTGTAAAACAGGCAGTTGGTGATACAATAGGTCCAGGTGGGGTTTTCAGGGCTCTTAGAACAATACCAGTTTTGCTTGACATTGCAAAGGACATGGGAGAGCTGTGTCCAGATGCTCTTCTTCTTAACTATGTAAATCCAATGGCAATGAACTGCTGGGCGTTAAATAAAGCTACGAATATAAAAAATGTAGGGCTTTGTCATAGTGTTCAAGGAACTGCAGAATTTTTAGCAAAGATTATTGGTGCAAAGATGGAAGAGATTTCATACTTATGTGCAGGTATAAACCACATGGCATGGTTTTTAAAATTTGAGTGGAATGGGAAAGATGCATATCCTCTTATAAGGGAAAAAGCAAATGATCCAGAAATCTATACGCAGGATGTTACTAAATTCGAGATATTAAAGCATTTTGGGTATTATGTTTCAGAGTCAAGTTTTCACATGTCTGAATATGTTCCCTATTTTCGAAAGAGCGACGATTGGATAAATAGAATCCATAAAACCCATTCATGGCACAAAGAACATTACAATGGCATGTATCTACACTGTTGCTTAGATGCTGCGAAAACTTTACTTGAAGACCTGAAGAAGATGGCAGAGGCAGATTACATCGACCCGAAAAGAAGTAACGAATACTGTGCAACTATCATCCATTCAATAGAGACAAATACGCCAAGTGTGATAAATGGTAATGTTGAGAACAAGGGTTTGATAACAAATTTACCTGAAGGATGCTGCGTAGAAGTACCATGTTTAGTTGACAAAAATGGTATTCAGCCAACTTATGTTGGAAATCTTCCACCACAGCTTGCAGCTTTAAACAGAACAAATATAAATGTTCAAGAGCTTGCTGTGATTGCAGCTTTGACAGGTGACAGGGAAGTAGTTTATCATGCGATTATGATGGATCCTCTCACAAGTGCTGTTTTGGATTTGGATGAAATACGCCAGATGGTAGATGAGATGTTTGAAGCTGAAAAAGAATGGCTGCCAGATAGTTTTTACAAATAA